One genomic segment of Candidatus Eremiobacterota bacterium includes these proteins:
- a CDS encoding transposase: protein MHRALASHWVKFRLCGKHGIFPAIAIRKHGTEHKSKKLNENWENLKAQPFYKKGLALRYRIEQKFGEDKMFHGLRWTRFRGIRKVAFQVVFTFLAMNFKRIMNLLDSTTRRNLKFSSA, encoded by the coding sequence GTGCACCGCGCATTGGCATCACACTGGGTAAAATTCAGGTTATGCGGGAAACACGGTATATTCCCCGCTATTGCCATAAGAAAGCATGGGACGGAGCATAAATCCAAGAAGCTCAATGAAAACTGGGAAAATCTCAAGGCTCAGCCTTTTTACAAAAAGGGGCTGGCCTTGAGATACAGGATAGAACAGAAGTTCGGTGAAGACAAGATGTTTCACGGTCTCAGATGGACGAGGTTCAGAGGCATTCGCAAGGTAGCATTTCAGGTTGTATTTACGTTCCTGGCGATGAATTTTAAGAGAATAATGAATTTACTGGATTCAACGACAAGGAGGAACTTGAAATTTTCGAGCGCATAG
- a CDS encoding IPT/TIG domain-containing protein, with protein sequence MKKWNVPLASGFTAQLAIFMLCLYMASLLAGGCGGGGGGSSSGGGGFWGGGARTAKMEITVPFPKKGTEGIVKLQGGIPGGKEAILMREIPAGTTYFAIYIYERGTTENAVPPVRIDKPATGDTATATINGVPIGWKTIRILASNASNEALAESTFDVDVVAGDNPEVTMVLTPTMSPLVSPSIMPTPTLSPSPSPTPSPSESPQPSPSPTSSPGGGGGGGGTSYTPSLSNVSPTTIAPGDFITVTGSNFGATRGTLIPKSSSSYVLFEKISDGSFISAFAYASWSDTQIVCASPSLVDGESYCVSVNRVVGGVTYTSSCLVISCSAVAPLPSIATVTDPASAGGAITISGANFGATQGQGYVGLISGSNQSISATVNSWATGTIIVIVPSNFTSGSMDVFVHVAGRGNSSTYTVTLNTDPIINYASKIPLRNGIQILIAGSNFGAAQGTGSATISGSGTLTVNSWSNTQILATPSGLTVNTNESITVTTDGGLTSLAFPVHVDNTTTDPTITTTRPLSTLIPGEPLLINGTNFGAVQGAGTAKVQGYNLTGISWGASNITGNVPSSGFAAGEAVVVQVTDNSGLKANTMPFSIYNPATDPKITSAPQSILSSSTGPLTLTGTNFGTISGSIFILDGTTAVVTPCTVSAWNDTSVTFTLNSSIGFTGTFYIWFITDGGKEAIQTLTSI encoded by the coding sequence GTGAAAAAATGGAATGTTCCCTTGGCTTCGGGATTTACTGCGCAGCTTGCCATATTCATGCTGTGCCTCTATATGGCGAGCCTCCTTGCCGGCGGATGCGGTGGAGGGGGAGGCGGCTCAAGCTCCGGAGGCGGCGGCTTCTGGGGAGGCGGAGCGAGAACCGCTAAAATGGAAATAACGGTACCCTTCCCCAAAAAGGGCACCGAGGGAATCGTGAAACTCCAGGGCGGTATTCCCGGGGGAAAAGAAGCGATCCTCATGCGTGAGATCCCCGCGGGGACCACGTACTTTGCCATCTATATCTATGAGCGCGGCACCACCGAGAACGCCGTGCCCCCCGTGCGTATCGACAAGCCCGCCACGGGTGACACGGCCACAGCCACTATCAACGGCGTACCCATCGGCTGGAAGACCATCAGGATCCTCGCAAGCAACGCCTCTAACGAGGCACTCGCCGAGTCCACCTTCGACGTTGACGTAGTCGCCGGCGACAATCCCGAGGTCACCATGGTGCTCACGCCTACCATGTCGCCCCTTGTTTCGCCTTCAATAATGCCCACGCCGACGCTCTCACCGTCGCCGTCACCGACACCATCACCATCGGAATCGCCGCAGCCGTCACCATCACCAACCTCATCGCCCGGAGGAGGAGGCGGTGGAGGAGGCACGTCCTACACCCCCAGCCTTTCAAATGTGAGCCCCACTACGATTGCCCCCGGTGATTTCATCACTGTGACAGGCTCAAACTTCGGCGCGACAAGGGGCACACTCATCCCAAAAAGTAGCAGCAGCTATGTTCTCTTCGAGAAGATCTCTGACGGATCTTTTATCTCTGCCTTTGCATATGCTTCGTGGAGCGATACTCAGATAGTATGTGCCTCACCCAGTCTCGTAGACGGAGAGAGTTATTGCGTTTCGGTAAATCGCGTGGTCGGGGGGGTCACTTACACCTCATCGTGCTTGGTCATCTCCTGCTCGGCTGTTGCTCCTTTACCTTCAATTGCAACCGTTACTGATCCGGCGAGTGCAGGGGGCGCAATCACTATCTCCGGCGCTAATTTTGGCGCCACCCAGGGTCAGGGATATGTGGGCCTGATCAGTGGAAGCAACCAGTCAATATCAGCTACCGTGAATTCATGGGCAACCGGAACGATAATCGTCATAGTGCCTTCCAATTTTACGAGCGGGAGCATGGATGTCTTCGTGCATGTGGCAGGAAGGGGAAATTCAAGCACATATACTGTCACGTTGAACACCGATCCTATCATCAACTACGCGAGCAAGATACCGTTACGAAACGGCATACAAATCCTCATTGCGGGCTCCAACTTCGGCGCGGCTCAGGGTACTGGTTCAGCAACAATAAGCGGCAGCGGTACTTTGACAGTCAACTCCTGGAGTAATACCCAAATTCTGGCCACGCCATCCGGTCTCACTGTAAATACAAATGAGAGCATTACAGTGACAACAGACGGCGGCTTGACTTCTCTAGCCTTTCCTGTGCATGTTGACAACACCACCACCGATCCCACAATCACCACCACAAGACCATTATCGACATTAATTCCAGGTGAGCCTCTCCTCATCAATGGCACAAACTTCGGCGCTGTTCAGGGTGCCGGGACAGCCAAGGTGCAAGGCTATAACCTGACAGGCATAAGCTGGGGAGCCTCTAATATTACAGGGAATGTCCCTTCATCAGGCTTCGCTGCAGGTGAGGCGGTAGTTGTGCAGGTCACTGACAATTCAGGGCTCAAGGCAAATACCATGCCCTTCTCTATTTACAATCCCGCTACCGATCCTAAAATCACGAGCGCTCCCCAGAGCATCTTATCTTCATCGACAGGCCCATTGACGCTCACAGGCACCAACTTTGGTACAATTTCTGGCTCAATATTCATCTTGGACGGTACTACAGCCGTTGTCACTCCCTGCACTGTCTCTGCATGGAATGACACTTCGGTAACCTTCACACTTAATTCTTCAATTGGTTTTACGGGAACATTCTATATCTGGTTTATCACGGACGGGGGCAAAGAAGCCATACAGACTCTCACGTCCATTTAG
- a CDS encoding M14 family zinc carboxypeptidase, with translation MANFTELTAILSEITWDERDLHFVHPDEMPSRIEALGRRGVRGIRIGLSRRGRDIFALEAGKGPRVIVAAAGSHADEPTGTVTLLVLAGELADLQQRGFMADCTFCFIPQLDPDGTDLNWRWMKGPYSYREYTLYRYRQNDPAQDVEHGIPLFEEQQMRPEVEAFKRYVDGLPSTEYFASLHTTHVLGGAVFLIEADECADFAPIMGFLRERASESGLAMDDADLHGLYGIRKLAPGFLTSSRHEDMSEYYRDNPEMGRKVKMSLIQYMKRCRGAKLALIAELPFLVDEEFNCNEETEFSLVDYWKEIIRHKEKTLSAMVSLWESLREYAVTGENAFWHDYYEFMLAREPGEIKALRGSLGRFEGKKAAMRHLYSLFLGRFHDQVMLSLMAMRRLQGLGDVKALKARAGFERDFEKAWNEYEKRMTYRVLPLAEQVKLQGAMILAGLLLE, from the coding sequence ATGGCCAATTTTACTGAGCTCACCGCAATACTCTCAGAGATCACCTGGGATGAGAGGGATCTGCACTTTGTCCACCCCGACGAAATGCCTTCGAGGATAGAAGCGCTGGGGAGGAGAGGCGTCCGGGGGATAAGAATCGGCCTTTCAAGGCGGGGCCGGGATATCTTTGCCCTTGAGGCGGGGAAGGGGCCCCGGGTAATCGTGGCCGCGGCCGGGAGCCACGCCGATGAGCCCACGGGCACCGTGACGCTCCTTGTTCTGGCAGGTGAGCTTGCAGACCTTCAGCAAAGGGGCTTCATGGCGGACTGCACTTTTTGCTTCATTCCACAGCTTGATCCCGACGGGACTGACCTCAACTGGCGCTGGATGAAAGGCCCCTATTCCTACAGGGAGTATACCCTATACCGCTACCGCCAGAATGACCCCGCACAGGATGTGGAGCACGGGATCCCCCTTTTCGAGGAGCAGCAGATGAGGCCCGAGGTGGAGGCGTTCAAGCGTTATGTGGACGGGCTGCCCTCAACGGAGTATTTTGCCTCCCTCCACACGACCCATGTGCTGGGCGGCGCCGTCTTCCTCATCGAGGCTGACGAATGCGCTGATTTTGCGCCCATAATGGGCTTCCTGAGGGAAAGGGCCTCTGAGTCCGGCCTTGCAATGGATGATGCCGACCTTCATGGCCTCTACGGCATCAGGAAGCTCGCTCCCGGCTTCCTCACCTCCTCCCGCCACGAGGACATGAGCGAGTACTACAGGGACAATCCTGAGATGGGGCGCAAAGTGAAGATGTCCCTGATCCAGTATATGAAGAGATGCCGCGGCGCAAAGCTTGCCCTCATCGCCGAGCTCCCTTTTCTCGTTGACGAGGAGTTCAACTGCAACGAGGAGACTGAGTTCTCCCTGGTGGACTACTGGAAAGAGATAATACGCCATAAGGAGAAAACGCTTTCGGCGATGGTGAGCCTGTGGGAGAGCCTCAGGGAATATGCCGTGACAGGGGAGAATGCCTTCTGGCATGACTACTATGAGTTCATGCTCGCGAGGGAGCCCGGTGAGATCAAGGCTCTCCGCGGATCGCTCGGGCGCTTCGAGGGGAAGAAGGCTGCCATGCGCCACCTGTACAGCCTTTTCCTCGGGAGGTTTCATGATCAGGTCATGCTGAGCCTCATGGCGATGAGGAGGCTCCAGGGCCTCGGAGATGTAAAGGCTCTTAAGGCGCGGGCTGGATTTGAGAGGGATTTTGAGAAGGCATGGAATGAGTATGAAAAAAGGATGACGTACCGGGTGCTCCCCCTGGCAGAACAGGTGAAGCTCCAGGGGGCGATGATCCTGGCGGGGCTGCTTCTGGAGTGA
- a CDS encoding ATP-binding protein → MRHPALKNRPFPPALFAVFALLVLGIFFIGFLSYTHVKSVTERDAEKDLTAIANLKVTEITRWRNERIDDARMAAASLASLGQDLPPLTQSASPEAARKTEEILTLYKNIYRYNHVFLTDTSGTVIAKADSAETRLEEEEKAALSRVLGSGGAVFSDFYRQGKEGEIFLDAAAPVMQGDDKKASFAGVIFLRIYAQEIFPFIQSWPTTSTTAETLLVRKEGENVLFLNELRHRENTALSLHLSAGSGELPAAMAVRGIQGTVKGKDYRGTDVLAAITPVPDSPWYLVAKMDSSEILSPLKARLYTSIFTGIMLIIASLLGILLLWERREARFVLSQSKMESERSRAGEALREREALLSTVFDNLPVGIWILDQRGTIIFGNPAGRKIWAGALYINVEEFGEYKGWKRPSGEPIEPEEWTAARAFRKGESIIDDEIEIACFDGTRKIILDSALPLLDEQGKISGVVVVNQDITERVRIEEKIKKLNEELEERVRERTMELEASNRELDAFAHSVSHDLRSPLRGIDGWSLALIEDYGSALNEEGRQYLMRVRSETQRMGQLIDALLQLSRVTRADISHEKISLSAIASAHMDSLRERDRSRRAVTIIAPGLTVEGDDRLLTIALLNLLDNAWKFTGKCDEALIEVGKEEKSGKTVYFVRDNGAGFDMAYAGKLFAPFQRLHRPSHFPGTGIGLATVKRIITRHGGDIWAESEPEKGSAFFFTLWERP, encoded by the coding sequence ATGCGGCACCCGGCACTGAAGAACCGCCCCTTTCCCCCCGCCCTCTTCGCGGTCTTTGCGCTGCTTGTGCTGGGGATCTTTTTTATAGGTTTTCTTTCCTATACCCATGTCAAGTCAGTGACAGAGCGGGATGCGGAGAAAGACCTCACGGCCATTGCAAACCTCAAAGTGACGGAAATAACCCGGTGGCGCAATGAGCGCATTGATGACGCGCGGATGGCCGCAGCCTCCCTTGCTTCTCTCGGCCAAGACCTGCCTCCCCTCACTCAATCCGCTTCACCTGAAGCAGCCCGGAAAACCGAAGAGATCCTGACACTCTACAAGAACATCTACAGATACAATCATGTTTTTCTCACAGACACCTCCGGAACAGTTATCGCAAAGGCTGACTCTGCCGAAACAAGGCTCGAGGAAGAGGAAAAAGCTGCGCTTTCAAGGGTGCTTGGCTCCGGCGGGGCCGTATTCTCGGACTTTTACCGCCAGGGAAAAGAGGGCGAAATCTTTCTTGACGCCGCGGCGCCTGTCATGCAGGGAGATGATAAGAAAGCGTCCTTTGCCGGCGTCATATTCCTGCGCATCTATGCCCAGGAGATCTTCCCCTTCATCCAGTCATGGCCCACGACAAGCACGACAGCCGAGACGCTTCTTGTCAGGAAGGAGGGAGAAAATGTCCTGTTCCTTAACGAGCTGCGCCACAGAGAGAACACGGCGCTCTCACTCCACCTCTCCGCAGGCAGCGGGGAGCTCCCTGCTGCCATGGCAGTCCGGGGAATACAAGGAACAGTGAAGGGGAAAGATTACCGGGGCACCGATGTGCTTGCCGCCATAACCCCAGTGCCCGACTCGCCGTGGTATCTTGTGGCAAAAATGGACTCAAGCGAGATCCTCAGCCCTCTCAAGGCACGCCTTTACACCAGCATTTTCACAGGCATCATGCTCATCATCGCCTCGCTCCTCGGCATCCTGCTCCTCTGGGAAAGGCGGGAGGCCCGCTTTGTCTTGAGCCAGTCGAAGATGGAGAGCGAGCGCAGTCGGGCAGGAGAAGCCCTGCGGGAGCGCGAGGCGCTCCTCTCAACGGTCTTTGATAACCTCCCTGTGGGCATCTGGATCCTTGACCAGAGGGGAACGATCATTTTCGGCAATCCCGCGGGCAGGAAAATATGGGCCGGGGCCCTTTACATCAATGTTGAAGAGTTCGGGGAATACAAGGGATGGAAGCGTCCTTCGGGAGAGCCCATAGAGCCCGAGGAATGGACAGCCGCGCGGGCATTCAGGAAAGGTGAGTCCATTATTGATGATGAAATCGAGATCGCGTGCTTTGACGGCACCAGGAAGATAATCCTTGACTCGGCACTGCCACTGCTCGACGAACAGGGAAAGATTTCAGGCGTAGTCGTGGTAAACCAGGACATCACGGAGCGCGTCCGCATTGAAGAGAAGATAAAGAAGCTCAATGAGGAGCTTGAGGAGCGCGTCAGGGAGCGCACCATGGAGCTTGAGGCATCAAACAGGGAGCTCGATGCCTTCGCCCACTCGGTCTCCCACGACCTGCGGTCCCCTCTGCGCGGCATTGACGGGTGGAGCCTGGCACTGATAGAGGACTATGGAAGCGCTCTCAACGAGGAAGGGAGGCAGTACCTCATGCGCGTAAGGTCAGAGACACAGCGCATGGGGCAGCTTATCGATGCGCTCCTTCAGCTCTCCCGCGTCACCCGGGCCGACATAAGCCACGAGAAGATCAGCCTGAGCGCCATTGCGTCGGCACATATGGACAGCCTGCGCGAAAGGGACCGCAGCCGCCGCGCAGTGACAATCATTGCCCCCGGCCTTACCGTGGAAGGAGATGACAGGCTCCTCACTATTGCCCTCTTAAACCTCCTCGACAATGCCTGGAAATTCACCGGGAAATGCGATGAAGCGCTCATTGAGGTGGGCAAAGAGGAAAAGAGCGGCAAAACCGTCTATTTTGTCAGGGACAACGGGGCAGGCTTCGACATGGCCTATGCCGGGAAGCTTTTTGCACCCTTTCAGCGCCTGCACCGCCCATCACATTTCCCCGGGACCGGCATCGGGCTCGCCACGGTGAAGCGCATCATCACCCGCCACGGAGGGGACATCTGGGCTGAGTCTGAGCCGGAGAAAGGCTCTGCCTTCTTCTTCACGCTATGGGAAAGGCCATGA
- a CDS encoding response regulator, which translates to MDQKTILLVEDNESDIGLTRRALEKHHIGNRLVVAEDGQDALDYLFGTGPHGGRDTSLMPTLVLLDLKLPKMDGLEVLRRIRADSRTKRLPVVILTTSSEEQDVAESYDLGANSYIRKPVDFTQFAESIRQLGLYWLVLNEPPPSEV; encoded by the coding sequence ATGGATCAAAAAACCATCCTTCTTGTGGAGGACAACGAGAGCGATATAGGGCTCACCAGGAGAGCCCTCGAAAAGCACCACATCGGGAACAGGCTCGTCGTGGCCGAGGACGGGCAGGATGCCCTCGACTATCTCTTCGGGACAGGTCCCCATGGCGGCAGGGACACATCCCTCATGCCGACACTCGTGCTGCTTGACCTGAAGCTCCCCAAGATGGACGGTCTTGAGGTGCTCAGGCGCATCAGGGCCGACAGCAGGACAAAACGGCTCCCCGTGGTGATCCTCACCACCTCGAGCGAGGAGCAGGACGTGGCGGAAAGCTATGACCTGGGCGCAAACAGCTATATAAGAAAACCAGTGGACTTCACGCAGTTTGCGGAATCAATAAGACAGCTCGGCCTTTACTGGCTGGTGCTCAATGAGCCGCCGCCTTCCGAGGTATAA
- the rocF gene encoding arginase — translation MDIDLLGVPIDLGAGRRGVDMGPSALRIAGVSGKLRSLGHSVADLGDLPVKIQERQRIFDQRARYLPEIARVAGLLAGKTEAILAKRHFPLILGGDHSISIGSISGIAAYCRKIGRSAGVLWIDAHGDFNTPETSPSGNIHGMAAAVVTGLGPARLASVAGSFPKIAPEHLVIMGVRTVDGGERSLIAGHGVTVYTMEDVDRLGMHRVMERALASLSRSVDYLHVSFDVDSVDPLYAPGVGTPVRGGLSYREAHLVMEMIAETGKMTSMDVVEVNPILDNGNKSAELAVELAHSAFGKTIL, via the coding sequence GTGGATATTGATCTTCTTGGGGTCCCTATTGATCTCGGCGCGGGGAGGAGAGGCGTTGACATGGGTCCCTCGGCACTCCGCATAGCCGGCGTCTCTGGAAAGCTCCGCTCCCTCGGCCACTCTGTTGCTGACCTGGGTGATCTCCCGGTGAAAATCCAGGAGCGCCAGCGCATTTTCGATCAGCGGGCCCGGTACCTCCCCGAGATTGCAAGAGTGGCGGGGCTTCTTGCGGGAAAAACCGAGGCAATCCTGGCAAAGCGCCATTTTCCGCTCATACTGGGAGGCGACCACTCCATATCAATCGGCTCGATCAGCGGAATAGCCGCATACTGCAGAAAGATCGGCAGATCTGCGGGAGTTCTCTGGATTGACGCCCATGGAGATTTCAACACGCCGGAGACGTCGCCTTCCGGGAATATTCACGGCATGGCTGCCGCGGTGGTGACTGGTCTTGGGCCGGCAAGACTCGCTTCAGTGGCGGGGAGCTTCCCGAAGATTGCTCCGGAGCACCTGGTCATCATGGGGGTCAGAACGGTTGACGGCGGGGAAAGAAGCCTTATTGCCGGCCATGGGGTGACGGTCTATACCATGGAGGATGTGGACCGCCTGGGAATGCACCGCGTGATGGAGCGCGCTCTTGCCTCCCTCTCCCGGAGCGTGGATTACCTTCACGTGAGTTTTGACGTGGACAGCGTCGATCCCCTTTATGCCCCCGGTGTGGGCACGCCGGTCCGGGGCGGACTCTCGTACCGCGAGGCGCACCTGGTTATGGAGATGATAGCCGAGACAGGGAAGATGACCTCAATGGACGTCGTGGAAGTGAACCCCATCCTGGATAACGGCAACAAGTCAGCAGAGCTTGCCGTGGAGCTGGCCCATTCGGCCTTCGGTAAGACGATACTATGA
- the selB gene encoding selenocysteine-specific translation elongation factor: MAGEVKNAPPSEIMQVIIGTAGHVDHGKTCLVKALTGCDTDRLPEEKLRGLSIDLGFAPCRLPGNRIVGIVDVPGHEDFIRNMIAGAASIDVLMLVIAANDGIMPQTREHLQIVQLLKTPLVMVVLTKVDLVDAEIRETVTLEVREFLARNGYPDAPLIPFSSVTGEGYQQVRRTIDKLASQVSFAPDARAFRMNVERVFSAKGYGTVVTGIPISGCGHIGDTVELHPARRHYVIRSIQAYKHDLDIAPAHACAAINLRDIEAEIVARGMTIGAPGLYGATSSAVASLKNTTDSLKLPRLSDAWFLSGTSKTRVKVRLLEGSQLPPGVETFVHMALEEPVVLAAGDRYVIRLLNPMVTFGGGDILSTAPFHKKKTAPNFLEVLQKAHLAALEGNLLLCELMAGSFTVVTKGDLAEKAHMEEKDAAPALKALMESGSLIDVGGGAFLVRERLPLVESQMVKILEGYHRTKPMSWGIDTPYVCRLMGIEARSLPKLPEVLAAGGRIVFRHNRYALPDFKPSLKSFDMELKEKILSFIEKGGLDAQAQGTIMERFGLDAGKLSQFLRLLIEEGQVRLFGNHVIHVRHYEAIREKLLELFRSRESVTIAELRASLGSGRHYAVDLLESFDTEGMTRRVNGGRVLVKTWKKAFEPPI, encoded by the coding sequence ATGGCCGGTGAAGTGAAAAATGCCCCCCCCTCGGAGATCATGCAGGTCATTATCGGCACGGCAGGCCATGTCGATCATGGGAAGACCTGCCTTGTGAAAGCCCTCACGGGATGCGATACGGACCGCCTCCCCGAGGAGAAGCTCCGCGGCCTCTCCATAGACCTGGGCTTTGCCCCCTGCCGCCTGCCGGGAAACCGCATCGTCGGAATCGTCGATGTGCCGGGCCACGAGGACTTCATAAGGAACATGATTGCCGGGGCTGCCTCGATAGATGTCCTCATGCTTGTCATTGCGGCAAACGACGGCATCATGCCCCAGACTCGGGAGCACCTGCAGATTGTGCAGCTTCTTAAAACTCCCCTTGTGATGGTGGTCCTCACCAAGGTCGATCTGGTCGATGCCGAAATCCGCGAGACGGTGACCCTCGAGGTAAGGGAGTTCCTGGCGAGGAACGGCTATCCCGATGCGCCCTTGATCCCTTTCTCGTCGGTGACGGGAGAGGGGTATCAGCAGGTGAGGCGCACCATAGACAAGCTTGCGTCGCAGGTCTCCTTTGCTCCCGATGCAAGGGCATTCCGGATGAACGTGGAGCGCGTCTTTTCAGCGAAAGGATACGGCACGGTAGTGACAGGGATCCCCATATCGGGCTGCGGCCATATCGGCGACACTGTCGAGCTTCACCCGGCACGCCGCCATTACGTCATCAGGTCCATCCAGGCTTACAAGCATGATCTGGATATCGCCCCTGCCCACGCATGCGCCGCCATCAACCTTCGTGACATTGAAGCGGAGATAGTGGCAAGGGGCATGACCATCGGGGCTCCGGGGCTCTATGGGGCAACCTCGTCAGCGGTGGCGAGCCTGAAAAATACGACAGATTCATTGAAGCTGCCGAGGCTCTCCGATGCGTGGTTTCTTTCCGGCACCTCGAAGACAAGGGTTAAGGTGAGGCTCCTGGAGGGCTCGCAGCTTCCGCCTGGTGTTGAGACCTTTGTGCACATGGCTCTGGAAGAGCCTGTGGTGCTTGCTGCAGGAGACCGCTATGTGATAAGGCTTCTTAATCCCATGGTGACCTTCGGCGGGGGCGATATCCTCTCCACGGCGCCTTTCCATAAGAAAAAAACGGCGCCCAACTTCCTGGAAGTGCTGCAGAAGGCCCACCTGGCGGCCCTCGAGGGGAACCTTCTGCTCTGTGAGCTTATGGCGGGCTCCTTCACGGTAGTCACGAAAGGCGATCTCGCCGAAAAGGCCCATATGGAGGAAAAGGATGCAGCGCCGGCTCTCAAGGCCCTGATGGAGAGCGGCAGCCTCATTGACGTTGGCGGGGGAGCCTTCCTGGTGAGGGAGAGGCTTCCTCTTGTCGAGAGCCAGATGGTAAAGATACTTGAGGGATACCACCGCACCAAGCCCATGTCATGGGGAATTGATACACCGTACGTGTGCCGCCTCATGGGGATTGAAGCGCGAAGCCTTCCGAAGCTCCCTGAGGTGCTGGCGGCCGGAGGGAGGATCGTTTTCCGTCATAACCGCTATGCTCTTCCCGATTTCAAGCCCTCTCTCAAGAGCTTTGACATGGAGCTCAAGGAAAAGATCCTGTCTTTTATTGAAAAGGGAGGCCTTGACGCCCAGGCCCAGGGAACCATCATGGAGCGATTCGGCCTTGATGCCGGAAAGCTCTCCCAGTTTCTCCGGCTTCTGATAGAAGAAGGGCAGGTGAGGCTCTTCGGGAACCATGTCATCCATGTCCGCCACTATGAAGCCATAAGGGAAAAGCTCCTGGAGCTTTTCAGGAGCCGGGAGTCGGTCACCATCGCCGAGTTACGCGCAAGCCTCGGATCGGGGAGGCATTATGCCGTTGACCTCCTGGAGTCCTTTGATACCGAGGGGATGACGCGCCGCGTAAATGGCGGGCGCGTCCTGGTGAAAACATGGAAGAAAGCCTTTGAGCCGCCCATCTGA